The Onthophagus taurus isolate NC chromosome 2, IU_Otau_3.0, whole genome shotgun sequence genome includes a window with the following:
- the LOC111420817 gene encoding U2 small nuclear ribonucleoprotein A': protein MVKLTAELIQNSWQYINPVKDRELNLRGYKIPEIENLGATGDQFDTIDFSENDIRKLDGFPYLKRLKCLLMNNNRIVRIGEGLEEHIPNLESLVLTGNHIEELGDVDPLIPLQNLNSLSLLHNPITAKPHYRFYVIYKLPQIKLLDFRKIKLKEREEAKALFKSKKGREIQNEISKRAKTFVPGGNLSGTTIKNKGLSAQQVSKIREAITKASSLEEVERLQKLLQSGHIPGDNNQNGHSSDYEMMEVDGGQKFTVR, encoded by the exons atggtaaaacTAACTGCGGAATTAATACAAAACTCATGGCAGTATATAAATCCGGTAAAAGATCGTGAATTAAATTTACGAG GATATAAAATCCCGGAAATTGAGAATTTAGGGGCTACCGGTGATCAATTCGACACGATCGACTTCTCCGAAAACGATATCCGCAAATTGGATGGATTTCCatatttaaaacgattaaaatgTCTATTAATGAACAATAATCGTATTGT TCGTATTGGGGAAGGTTTAGAAGAACACATCCCTAATTTAGAGTCGCTTGTTCTTACTGGCAATCACATTGAAGAATTAGGCGATGTTGATCCGTTAATTccattacaaaatttaaatagtttGAGTTTGTTACATAACCCGATAACGGCTAAACCTCATTATAGGTTTTAtgtgatttataaattaccgCAAATTAAACTGTTGGATTTTCgtaagattaaattgaaagaACGGGAGGAAGCTAAGGCtttgtttaaaagtaaaaaagggcgggaaattcaaaatgaaatatctAAAAGGGCAAAAACTTTTGTTCCGGGCGGTAATTTGTCTGGTACtactattaaaaataaag gaCTTTCTGCACAACAAGTTAGCAAAATCCGAGAGGCTATTACAAAGGCTAGTTCTTTAGAAGAAGTGGAACGATTACAGAAATTATTGCAATCTGGTCATATACCAGGTGATAATAATCAGAATGGTCATTCGTCGGATTATGAAATGATGGAAGTAGATGGGGGCCAAAAATTTACAGTTAGGTAA
- the LOC111420816 gene encoding pancreatic lipase-related protein 2-like: MFKQRLIKLIILLIIFINCCGHRVRDRPGMRFRQRLSGIGRNRTRNIGKVCYDFVGCFELPHPRSPLQRSPQDPNVLNTKFYLFNKKIQFSQPNILYLNDNQKSIYDSKFDYKNPLKVLIHGYMGIWNNLNSLNATDAYLKLYDCNVIIMDWSNGAKGPQYATAAANTEIVGRQLGILLNDLITNGLTHKAIHLIGFSLGAHVAGCASEYLKSKNILIGRITGLDAAGPLFRLNNLREKSKKLDRDDAVFVDALHTDSSPVFVDGFGLWEPIGHVDFFANGGQDQPGCTDRHPSIVVTHFDKTLTSDTACSHARAFTLFLETLNSKLQHSDCKFISYDCPGGLPSFEKGQCFPRLQNPNDPLAIDPIYRDDLGEFGENAKGNGVMYFATRDSYPFCGSQIQIYVKLSPKTPQTLGKLIVELNYDNDRPNFEINCELTDLVTRNIVLNKISATKYKSLNPDLKKMQVNLKYFHFEFETINETLKYSNEIIVQDVGVLDMFGNKWRYFGNEVKIDKPEGEVMLLKKDK, translated from the exons atgtttaaacaacgtttaattaaattaataattttattaattatttttataaattgctGTGGACACAGAGTAAGAGATCGACCTGGTATGCGGTTCCGACAAAGATTATCTGGCATTGGAAGAAATAGAACTCGCAATATCGGAAAAGTTTGTTacg aTTTTGTCGGTTGTTTCGAATTGCCTCATCCAAGGTCTCCTCTACAAAGATCACCTCAAGATCCGAACGTTTTAAACACTAAATTTTATctcttcaataaaaaaatccaattttcaCAACCgaacattttgtatttaaatgataatcaaaaatcgatttatgaCTCCAAATTCGATTataaaaatccattaaaagttttaatacacGGTTATATGGGGATATGGAACAACTTAAATAGTTTAAACGCAACTGATGcttatttaaaattg tatGATTGTAATGTGATTATAATGGACTGGTCGAATGGCGCAAAAGGGCCTCAATACGCAACAGCAGCAGCTAATACTGAAATTGTTGGTCGACAATtaggaattttattaaacgaCTTAATAACAAATGGTTTAACGCATAAAGCGATACATTTAATTGGGTTTTCATTGGGTGCTCACGTAGCCGGATGCGCTTCcgaatatttaaaaagcaaaaatatcCTAATCGGTCGTATAACCGGATTAGATGCTGCTGGACCATTGTTTAGGTTAAACAATTTAAgggaaaaatcgaaaaaattagATCGAGATGATGCTGTATTTGTAGATGCTTTACACACTGATTCGAGCCCA gtttttgtagaTGGTTTTGGTTTATGGGAGCCAATAGGACATGTGGATTTCTTTGCTAATGGTGGTCAAGACCAACCCGGGTGTACTGATAGGCATCCGTCAATAGTTGTTACACATTTTG ataaaacttTAACTTCCGACACGGCTTGTAGCCATGCAAGAGCTTTCACATTATTCCTTGAAACTCTAAActcaaaattgcaacattcCGACTGTAAATTTATTTCGTACGATTGTCCCGGAGGTCTTCCATCGTTTGAAAAAGGACAATGTTTTCCCCGATTACAAAATCCCAACGATCCATTAGCCATCGATCCGATTTATAGAGACGATTTGGGTGAATTTGGCGAAAACGCCAAAGGAAATGGAGTTATGTACTTTGCAACGAGGGATTCGTATCCTTTTTGTGGGAgtcaaatacaaatttatgtCAAATTATCGCCGAAAACACCCCAAACGTTGGGAAAATTAATCGTTGAACTGAATTATGATAACGATCggccaaattttgaaataaattgcgA ATTAACTGATTTAGTAACGAGGAACAtcgttttaaacaaaattagcGCTACTAAATACAAGTCATTAAACccggatttaaaaaaaatgcaagttaatttaaaatatttccattTCGAATTCGAAACGATAaatgaaacattaaaatattccaatGAAATTATCGTTCAAGATGTTGGAGTTTTAGATATGTTTGGAAATaa atgGCGATATTTTGGAAATGaagtaaaaattgataaaccTGAAGGAGAGGTTATGTTGCTAAAAAAGGATAAATGA